One stretch of Caldinitratiruptor microaerophilus DNA includes these proteins:
- the gcl gene encoding glyoxylate carboligase, which translates to MPRMTAMEAAVRVLEDEGVEYAFGIPGANILPLYQALSRSTRIRHLTMRHEEGATHAADGYARATGKVGVAIGTSGPAGTNMVTGLYTAQADSIPIITITGQVPRAQLHREAFQAVNITEIVKPVVKKSYLVMEPAQVPWVFREAFRIAREGRPGPVHIDLPLDVQRAEIHYDPDVDGPLPVFRPGPNPRAIEKAVDMLLAARRPLILAGGGVILAGASDLLRQFAEHVQVPVVPTLMGWGSIPADHPLYVGLVGIQTQTRAGNQAFLESDLVLAIGARFAERHTGDLSVYTQGRKFIHIDIEPTQIGRVLEPDLGIVSDADEALRALLEAARARTAPREPGEWVRRVQSLRRRLRRKMDFDDVPIKPARVFKEINEYFGPETVFVTAIGLYQIWSGQFQQVYRPRHYLVCGQAGPLGWEVPAAIGARLARPDLPVVAVVGDYSFQFLLEEIAVAVQYQVPYVIVMLNNSYLGLIRQPSKYQYGMNFAVDLAYDGGPGMDHVKVVEGMGAPGRRVVHPGELRDALAWAVRESERLRRPALVEVMIEREADAAMGPSLDKIREFEPVEDLPEEEEVTAPQRELEPVGD; encoded by the coding sequence ATGCCCCGCATGACCGCCATGGAGGCGGCCGTCCGCGTCCTTGAGGACGAGGGCGTGGAGTACGCCTTCGGCATCCCCGGAGCGAACATCCTGCCGCTTTACCAGGCGCTGTCCCGCTCGACCCGCATCCGCCACCTCACCATGCGCCACGAGGAAGGGGCCACCCACGCCGCCGACGGCTACGCGCGCGCCACCGGGAAGGTCGGGGTGGCCATCGGCACCTCGGGCCCTGCCGGGACGAACATGGTGACGGGGCTCTACACCGCCCAGGCCGACTCGATCCCCATCATCACGATCACCGGGCAGGTCCCCCGGGCGCAGCTGCACCGGGAAGCGTTCCAGGCAGTCAACATCACGGAGATCGTCAAGCCCGTCGTGAAGAAGAGCTACCTGGTGATGGAGCCGGCCCAGGTGCCATGGGTGTTCCGGGAAGCCTTCCGCATCGCCCGGGAGGGACGGCCCGGGCCCGTGCACATCGACCTGCCCCTCGACGTCCAGCGTGCCGAGATCCACTACGACCCCGACGTGGACGGGCCGCTGCCCGTGTTCCGGCCCGGCCCGAACCCCCGGGCGATCGAGAAGGCCGTCGACATGCTGCTGGCGGCCAGGCGGCCGCTCATCCTGGCCGGCGGCGGCGTGATCCTCGCCGGGGCGTCCGATCTCCTGCGCCAGTTCGCCGAGCACGTGCAGGTCCCGGTCGTGCCCACCCTCATGGGCTGGGGCAGCATCCCCGCCGACCACCCCCTCTACGTGGGGCTCGTCGGCATCCAGACCCAGACCCGGGCCGGCAACCAGGCGTTCCTCGAGTCCGACCTCGTGCTGGCGATCGGCGCCCGCTTCGCCGAGCGGCACACCGGCGACCTCTCGGTTTACACCCAGGGGCGGAAGTTCATCCACATCGACATCGAGCCGACCCAGATCGGGCGGGTCCTGGAGCCCGACCTCGGCATCGTGTCCGACGCCGACGAGGCGCTCCGGGCCCTCCTGGAGGCGGCGCGGGCCCGGACGGCCCCCCGGGAGCCGGGCGAGTGGGTGCGGCGTGTCCAGAGCCTGCGCCGCCGGCTGCGCCGGAAGATGGACTTCGACGACGTGCCCATCAAGCCGGCGCGGGTGTTCAAGGAGATCAACGAGTACTTCGGGCCCGAGACCGTCTTCGTCACGGCGATCGGCCTGTACCAGATCTGGTCCGGCCAGTTCCAGCAGGTGTACCGGCCGCGCCACTACCTCGTCTGCGGGCAGGCGGGCCCGCTGGGCTGGGAGGTGCCGGCGGCGATCGGCGCCAGGCTGGCGCGACCCGACCTGCCGGTCGTGGCCGTGGTCGGCGACTATTCCTTCCAGTTCCTGCTGGAGGAGATCGCCGTCGCCGTCCAGTATCAGGTTCCGTACGTGATCGTCATGCTGAACAACTCGTACCTGGGGCTCATCCGCCAGCCGTCGAAATACCAGTACGGGATGAACTTCGCCGTCGACCTGGCCTACGACGGCGGGCCCGGCATGGACCACGTGAAGGTCGTCGAGGGCATGGGCGCCCCCGGCCGGCGGGTGGTGCACCCGGGCGAGCTCCGGGACGCCCTGGCCTGGGCGGTGCGGGAGTCCGAGCGGCTCCGCCGGCCGGCCCTGGTCGAGGTCATGATCGAGCGGGAGGCCGACGCCGCCATGGGCCCGTCGCTCGACAAGATCCGGGAGTTCGAGCCCGTCGAGGACCTGCCCGAGGAGGAGGAGGTCACCGCACCGCAGCGGGAGCTCGAGCCGGTCGGCGACTGA
- a CDS encoding IclR family transcriptional regulator: MTTARRSAPRSTPGPAGGEQVRALHRALDILEVLAESRASVPLADLADRLGLPRSTAHRLLATLASRGYVAQDPETGRYRIGVRAFEVGSAFTSQTRLRDVARPFMRHLQEESGETVNLAVLDGGEAVYVDQVESTRMVRTFADTGARVPVHCTGVGKALLAGLGDSEIRRIIRSHGLPAFTPQTITNLKTLMEDLRQGRKLGYFVDNEEREPGVRCAAAPVYDHTGRVIAALSISAPAYRTGDASLAEMGQKVRRAALAVSQALGYRPEARRRPDGYPLDGAEPD; this comes from the coding sequence GTGACCACCGCACGCCGCAGCGCGCCCCGCTCGACCCCCGGCCCCGCCGGGGGCGAGCAGGTCCGGGCCCTGCACCGGGCCCTCGACATCCTGGAGGTCCTGGCCGAGTCGCGGGCCAGTGTCCCGCTGGCCGACCTCGCCGACCGCCTCGGCCTGCCGCGCAGCACGGCCCACCGCCTGCTGGCCACGCTCGCCAGCCGGGGCTACGTCGCCCAGGACCCCGAGACCGGCCGCTACCGGATCGGCGTCCGGGCCTTCGAGGTCGGCAGCGCGTTCACGAGCCAGACCCGCCTCCGCGACGTGGCGCGCCCGTTCATGCGCCACCTGCAGGAGGAGTCGGGGGAGACGGTGAACCTCGCCGTGCTGGACGGCGGGGAGGCCGTCTACGTCGACCAGGTCGAGTCGACCCGCATGGTCCGCACCTTCGCGGACACCGGTGCCCGCGTCCCCGTCCACTGCACGGGGGTGGGCAAGGCGCTCCTGGCGGGCCTGGGCGACTCGGAGATCCGGCGGATCATCCGGAGCCACGGCCTGCCGGCGTTCACCCCCCAGACCATCACGAACCTGAAGACCCTGATGGAGGACCTGCGGCAGGGCAGGAAGCTCGGCTACTTCGTCGACAACGAGGAACGGGAGCCCGGCGTCCGCTGCGCCGCGGCTCCCGTGTACGACCACACCGGGCGGGTGATCGCCGCCCTCAGCATCTCCGCTCCAGCCTACCGCACCGGGGACGCCAGCCTGGCCGAGATGGGCCAGAAGGTGCGCCGGGCCGCCCTCGCCGTCTCGCAGGCGCTCGGGTACCGCCCCGAGGCGCGGCGCCGGCCGGATGGGTACCCGCTCGACGGGGCCGAGCCCGACTAG
- a CDS encoding DUF6431 domain-containing protein, translated as MSIILPLAVSVKAYLRRYGRDGPALALRCAGCGRQMREHGAHHRSVVTRRRIYRIPIYRWFCPRCKHTCSVLPDFLCPYARFVTLLREVVVRRRLQQGRSWRDLAWEISSPAVSVVSERTLRRWVRTVRGIAGTWGQFLTAWLLEQRPAVDVFTLVPRHEGPDAALHFLLALGDWLRRQMPVDPVRHRGLFAFLNSFCEAPAPL; from the coding sequence GTGTCCATCATACTGCCCCTTGCGGTCTCAGTCAAAGCGTACTTACGCCGGTACGGCCGTGACGGACCCGCACTGGCGCTTCGTTGTGCAGGCTGCGGCCGGCAGATGCGGGAGCATGGCGCCCACCATCGGTCAGTGGTTACCCGCCGGCGCATCTACCGCATCCCCATCTACCGCTGGTTCTGTCCCCGGTGCAAGCACACGTGCTCAGTCCTGCCGGACTTTCTGTGTCCGTACGCCCGCTTTGTCACGCTGCTGCGGGAAGTGGTCGTGCGCCGGCGCCTTCAGCAAGGGAGGTCGTGGAGGGATCTCGCCTGGGAAATCAGTTCACCGGCGGTCAGTGTGGTGTCGGAGCGAACGTTGCGCCGGTGGGTGCGTACGGTTCGCGGTATCGCGGGGACTTGGGGACAGTTCCTGACCGCCTGGCTGCTGGAACAGCGACCCGCCGTCGACGTCTTCACGCTGGTCCCCCGCCACGAGGGTCCCGACGCCGCCCTCCACTTTTTGCTCGCGCTGGGTGACTGGCTCCGGCGGCAGATGCCTGTGGACCCTGTCCGCCACCGTGGGCTGTTTGCGTTCCTGAACAGTTTTTGCGAGGCGCCGGCACCCCTGTGA
- a CDS encoding aldehyde dehydrogenase family protein encodes MELVRNYIGGQWVPGSGGELDPDYDPATGEVIAQVTRSTPADARAAAQAAAAAFPAWRKVPAPQRGEILYRVGEILRQRKEELARLLTREMGKVLVEARGDVQEAIDMAYYMAGEGRRMFGHTVPSELPDKFAMSIREPVGVVAAITPWNFPIAVPSWKILPALVCGNTVVWKPAPETPMTSAAFVQCFIDAGLPPGVLNLVVGGGADVGAALVEDPDVRLISFTGSTATGRKVAEAAGRHLKRVTLELGGKNAITVLADADLDLAVEAIVWAAFGTTGQRCTAASRVIVEEAIYDELVRRLVERVKRLRLGHGLEEGVEVGPLVGAAAVEKVQRYVEIGRQEGAEVIVGGEPVKEGDLARGFFYSPTILGRVSPEMAVAQEEIFGPVLALIPVKDLDEAIRVNNSSRYGLSASIFTRDLNKAFKAMRELDTGIVYVNHGTTGAEIQLPFGGTKDTGNGHREAGQAALDVFCEWKSVYVDYSGRLQRAQIDTEALAKAGRG; translated from the coding sequence ATGGAGCTCGTGCGGAACTACATCGGCGGACAGTGGGTTCCGGGCAGCGGCGGCGAGCTGGATCCCGACTACGACCCCGCCACGGGAGAGGTGATCGCGCAGGTCACCCGGTCGACCCCCGCCGACGCCCGGGCCGCCGCGCAGGCGGCTGCGGCCGCGTTCCCCGCCTGGCGCAAGGTGCCGGCGCCCCAGCGGGGCGAGATCCTGTACCGGGTGGGCGAGATCCTCCGCCAGCGCAAGGAGGAGCTGGCCCGCCTGCTGACCCGGGAGATGGGCAAGGTCCTGGTCGAGGCCCGGGGCGACGTGCAGGAGGCCATCGACATGGCCTACTACATGGCCGGCGAGGGGCGCCGGATGTTCGGCCACACGGTGCCCTCGGAGTTGCCGGACAAGTTCGCCATGTCGATCCGCGAGCCCGTGGGCGTGGTGGCGGCCATCACGCCGTGGAACTTTCCCATCGCGGTTCCGTCATGGAAGATCCTCCCGGCCCTCGTCTGCGGCAACACGGTGGTCTGGAAGCCGGCGCCCGAGACGCCGATGACCTCCGCCGCCTTCGTGCAGTGCTTCATCGACGCCGGGCTGCCCCCCGGCGTGCTGAACCTCGTCGTCGGCGGGGGGGCGGACGTGGGCGCCGCCCTGGTTGAGGACCCGGACGTGCGCCTCATCAGCTTCACGGGCAGCACGGCGACCGGCCGCAAGGTCGCCGAGGCGGCGGGCCGGCACCTGAAGCGGGTCACGCTCGAGCTGGGCGGCAAGAACGCCATCACGGTCCTGGCGGACGCCGACCTCGACCTGGCGGTGGAGGCGATCGTCTGGGCGGCCTTCGGCACCACGGGCCAGCGCTGCACCGCGGCCAGCCGCGTCATCGTCGAGGAGGCGATCTACGACGAGCTCGTCCGGCGCCTGGTGGAGCGCGTGAAGCGGTTGCGCCTCGGCCACGGCCTCGAGGAGGGGGTCGAGGTGGGGCCGCTGGTGGGCGCCGCGGCGGTCGAGAAGGTGCAGCGCTACGTGGAGATCGGCCGCCAGGAAGGCGCCGAGGTGATCGTCGGTGGCGAGCCCGTCAAGGAGGGCGACCTGGCCCGCGGGTTCTTCTACTCGCCCACGATCCTCGGCCGGGTGAGCCCGGAGATGGCCGTGGCGCAGGAAGAGATCTTCGGGCCCGTGCTGGCGCTCATCCCGGTGAAGGACCTGGACGAGGCCATCCGGGTGAACAACAGCTCCCGCTACGGCCTGTCCGCCTCGATCTTCACCCGGGACCTGAACAAGGCGTTCAAGGCCATGCGCGAGCTGGACACGGGCATCGTCTACGTCAACCACGGGACCACGGGCGCCGAGATCCAGCTGCCCTTCGGCGGCACGAAGGACACCGGCAACGGGCACCGCGAGGCCGGGCAGGCCGCCCTGGACGTGTTCTGCGAGTGGAAGTCGGTCTACGTGGACTACAGCGGGCGCCTGCAGCGCGCCCAGATCGACACGGAGGCGCTGGCGAAGGCCGGCCGGGGCTAG
- a CDS encoding DDE-type integrase/transposase/recombinase: MDEQQREEIATFRWSLIAPVLTQNLSPSERQRLLREIAGHPHEIPSSDKTRVGLRTLQRWVQAYRQHGFEGLKPHTRADADQGRAVPPEVLEAAIALRRAVPDRSVQQIIALLELDGKVAPGRLKRTTLGRYLARAGCTRQELRSKAARSLLRRFEAQHRNDLWQGDVLHALSLPVPGQPGKRRQVYLMAFLDDHSRVVYGQMYFEEKLPRLEDCLKRTILRYGLPRQIYVDNGAIYSTRHLARICAKLGIRLSHSRPYRPQGRGKVEKFFQYVRRSFVPEAHALVEAGQLRTLDELNEFFWAWLEVAYLSRPHGSTHQTPRQRFEADTEPLRRIDPTALREVFLWEEQRVVDKTGCFSLHGNRYEVDAALSGHRVLLRYDPYDLSQIQVWHEGKRFPDAAPLQLRRTHHHAVPAPAQPPSSDGMNFLTLARKHHEAEKQRRLGQTSYARLVGHKDGEPSR, encoded by the coding sequence ATGGACGAGCAGCAGCGGGAAGAGATCGCCACCTTCCGCTGGAGCCTCATCGCCCCCGTACTGACCCAGAACCTGAGCCCGTCCGAGCGCCAGCGCCTGTTGCGGGAGATCGCCGGGCACCCGCACGAGATCCCTTCCAGTGACAAGACCCGAGTCGGGCTCAGGACGCTGCAGCGCTGGGTCCAGGCCTACCGGCAGCACGGGTTCGAGGGGCTCAAACCGCACACCCGGGCGGATGCGGACCAGGGACGGGCCGTTCCCCCGGAGGTCCTGGAAGCGGCGATCGCCTTGCGGCGGGCGGTGCCCGACCGCAGTGTGCAACAGATCATCGCCTTGCTCGAGCTGGACGGAAAGGTCGCACCCGGGCGTCTCAAACGCACCACCCTGGGCCGCTACCTGGCCCGGGCAGGCTGCACCCGCCAGGAGTTGCGCAGCAAAGCCGCCCGGAGTTTGCTCCGCCGGTTTGAGGCCCAACACCGCAACGACCTGTGGCAAGGAGACGTCCTGCACGCCCTGTCGCTGCCGGTGCCGGGACAACCCGGGAAGCGGCGCCAAGTCTACCTCATGGCTTTCCTCGACGACCATAGCCGAGTCGTTTACGGCCAGATGTATTTCGAGGAGAAGCTCCCCCGCCTGGAGGACTGCCTCAAACGCACCATCCTCCGCTACGGCCTGCCCCGCCAGATCTACGTGGACAACGGGGCGATCTACTCCACCCGCCACCTGGCCCGGATCTGCGCCAAGCTCGGGATCCGCCTCAGCCACTCCCGCCCCTACCGACCCCAGGGGCGGGGAAAGGTTGAAAAGTTTTTCCAGTACGTCCGCCGCAGCTTTGTACCCGAAGCGCACGCGCTGGTCGAAGCCGGCCAGCTCCGCACCCTGGACGAACTCAACGAGTTCTTCTGGGCCTGGCTCGAGGTGGCCTACCTCAGTCGCCCCCACGGCAGCACCCACCAGACCCCCCGCCAGCGGTTCGAGGCGGACACCGAGCCCTTGCGCCGCATCGACCCTACGGCCCTGCGGGAGGTGTTCCTCTGGGAGGAGCAGCGGGTCGTCGACAAGACCGGATGCTTCTCCCTGCATGGGAACCGCTACGAGGTCGACGCCGCCCTCAGCGGCCACCGGGTGCTCCTGCGCTACGACCCCTACGACCTCAGCCAGATCCAGGTCTGGCACGAGGGAAAGCGTTTCCCGGACGCTGCCCCCCTCCAGCTCCGCCGCACTCACCACCACGCCGTCCCTGCCCCGGCCCAACCCCCGTCCAGCGACGGGATGAACTTCCTCACCCTGGCCCGCAAGCACCACGAGGCCGAGAAGCAGCGCCGCCTGGGTCAGACCTCTTACGCTCGCCTGGTCGGCCACAAGGACGGTGAGCCGTCACGCTGA
- a CDS encoding 2-hydroxy-3-oxopropionate reductase, which translates to MERIGFIGLGIMGKPMARNLMKAGYPLVVHNRSRRPVDELAAEGATPASSPREVAEKSDVVITIVPDAPDVEAVILGPGGVAEGVRPGMLVIDMSTSSPVLARRIAATLGEKGVDVLDAPVSGGEIGAKEGTLSIMVGGSARAFERALPILQAMGKNIVHVGDAGAGQVTKAANQIVVGMTIQAVAEALLLASKAGVDPARVRQALMGGFAQSRILELHGQRMLDRNFKPGFKARLHRKDLAIALSTAREYGVPLPGTAVVHELLNGLIGMGRDEYDHSGLVTVLETLAQAEVKPQA; encoded by the coding sequence ATGGAGCGGATCGGTTTCATCGGCCTGGGGATCATGGGCAAGCCCATGGCCCGCAACCTCATGAAGGCCGGGTACCCGCTGGTCGTCCACAACCGCAGCCGGCGGCCGGTGGATGAGCTTGCCGCCGAGGGGGCCACGCCGGCTTCCTCGCCCCGGGAGGTCGCGGAGAAGTCCGACGTCGTCATCACCATCGTCCCCGACGCGCCCGACGTCGAGGCCGTCATCCTGGGCCCCGGCGGCGTGGCCGAGGGCGTCCGGCCGGGCATGCTCGTGATCGACATGAGCACCAGCTCCCCGGTGCTCGCCCGCCGCATCGCCGCCACGCTGGGCGAGAAGGGCGTCGACGTCCTCGACGCGCCGGTCTCCGGCGGCGAGATCGGCGCGAAGGAGGGCACCCTGTCGATCATGGTCGGGGGGTCGGCCCGGGCCTTCGAGCGGGCGCTCCCCATCCTCCAGGCGATGGGCAAGAACATCGTCCATGTCGGGGATGCCGGCGCCGGGCAGGTGACGAAGGCCGCCAACCAGATCGTCGTGGGGATGACCATCCAGGCCGTGGCCGAGGCCCTGCTCCTGGCCAGCAAGGCCGGGGTCGACCCGGCCCGGGTCCGTCAGGCCCTCATGGGCGGGTTCGCCCAGAGCCGGATCCTGGAGCTCCACGGGCAGCGGATGCTGGACCGGAACTTCAAGCCCGGGTTCAAGGCCCGGCTGCACCGCAAGGACCTGGCGATCGCCCTCAGCACGGCCCGGGAGTACGGCGTGCCCCTGCCCGGCACGGCGGTGGTGCACGAGCTCCTGAACGGCCTCATCGGCATGGGGCGGGACGAGTACGATCACTCCGGGCTCGTCACGGTGCTCGAGACCCTGGCGCAGGCGGAGGTCAAACCGCAAGCGTAG
- a CDS encoding ExeA family protein, with the protein MPFAREIPTDRLFPAPQHQELLARLQYAIRHRAFAVVTGEVGAGKSTAIRALYDQLDRTRHLFVYIADSRLTPSAFYRDVLTQLGVAPPSLFHGREVKRLFERTILDGYTTNGRQPVIVIDEAHLLSGAMLQEVRFLLNFHMDSISPLTFILAGQSELRGLLRLRTFEAIAQRVQVRFHLTGLGEAETLAYIQHHLHLAGADRPLFSEQALRKIVTESRGIPRVINTICTSCLLDACAHDQRLVEEAHVERVLLELQDTQAPRGGSPW; encoded by the coding sequence GTGCCCTTCGCCAGGGAGATTCCCACCGACCGGCTGTTCCCCGCTCCCCAGCACCAGGAACTGCTTGCTCGCCTCCAGTACGCCATCCGCCACCGCGCGTTCGCGGTCGTCACGGGTGAGGTCGGCGCCGGGAAGTCCACCGCCATCCGGGCCCTGTACGATCAGCTCGACCGGACCCGCCACCTGTTCGTGTACATCGCCGACTCCCGTCTCACCCCCAGCGCGTTCTACCGAGACGTGCTCACCCAGCTTGGGGTGGCCCCGCCTTCTCTGTTCCACGGGCGGGAGGTGAAACGGCTTTTCGAGCGCACCATCCTGGACGGTTACACCACCAACGGCCGTCAGCCAGTGATCGTCATCGACGAGGCCCACCTCCTCAGCGGCGCCATGCTCCAGGAGGTCCGCTTCCTCCTGAACTTCCACATGGACTCCATCTCGCCGCTGACGTTCATCCTCGCCGGCCAGAGCGAACTCCGGGGGCTGCTCCGGCTTCGCACCTTCGAGGCCATCGCCCAGCGGGTTCAGGTGCGCTTCCACCTCACCGGCCTCGGGGAGGCCGAGACTCTGGCCTACATCCAGCACCATCTCCACCTGGCCGGCGCCGACCGGCCCCTCTTCTCCGAGCAGGCCCTGCGCAAGATCGTCACGGAGTCCCGGGGCATCCCGCGGGTCATCAACACGATCTGCACGAGCTGCCTCCTGGACGCTTGCGCCCATGACCAGCGCCTAGTGGAGGAGGCCCACGTCGAGCGGGTGCTGCTGGAGCTGCAGGATACCCAGGCCCCCAGAGGAGGTAGCCCGTGGTGA
- a CDS encoding 2-oxoacid:acceptor oxidoreductase family protein → MLLQRAEKQVRLPVKDEWGFFGIRFESIGGYGAHIAGRMLAEAGIVHMGFNGSNFSSYGSEKKGSPVKAYVRFCDPDQEVRTSAPVEQPHVIAVFHEALIRTEPVTAGLREDGIVIVNTRKSPEEMRDLLKLQYGTVATVDAITIAVEEKTRVNTAMLGALCRVVPFIDPEAVKAVIRDTFGKKYPHTVPGNLRTFERGYESVQMLQITPQPGFHPEPYRRPGPLYGYLNAPIGGVILNPGNTVKKDLSASRQGYLPEFDREKCTDCGQCDLVCPDFCFVWEPGVDKRGKPAMVLKGIDYQYCKGCLKCVEACPFDALHDRLEEDGWADAHRVAHTGW, encoded by the coding sequence ATGCTGCTGCAGAGAGCGGAGAAGCAGGTTCGCCTGCCGGTCAAGGACGAGTGGGGCTTCTTCGGGATCCGGTTCGAATCGATCGGCGGTTACGGTGCCCACATCGCCGGCCGGATGCTGGCGGAGGCGGGCATCGTCCACATGGGCTTCAACGGCTCGAACTTCTCGTCCTACGGCTCGGAGAAGAAAGGATCGCCCGTGAAGGCGTACGTGCGGTTCTGCGACCCGGACCAGGAGGTGCGCACCTCGGCGCCCGTGGAGCAGCCGCACGTGATCGCGGTCTTCCACGAGGCCCTCATCCGCACGGAGCCGGTGACGGCGGGGCTGCGGGAAGACGGCATCGTCATCGTCAACACCCGCAAGTCGCCGGAAGAGATGCGGGATCTCCTGAAACTCCAGTACGGCACGGTCGCCACGGTCGATGCGATCACCATCGCCGTCGAGGAGAAGACCCGGGTGAACACGGCCATGCTGGGGGCGCTGTGCCGGGTCGTCCCCTTCATCGACCCGGAGGCCGTCAAGGCGGTCATCCGGGACACCTTCGGCAAGAAGTACCCCCACACGGTGCCCGGGAACCTCCGCACCTTCGAGCGGGGGTACGAGAGCGTGCAGATGCTCCAGATCACGCCCCAGCCGGGGTTTCACCCGGAGCCGTACCGCCGCCCCGGGCCGCTGTACGGCTACCTCAACGCGCCCATCGGCGGGGTGATCCTGAACCCCGGTAACACCGTCAAGAAGGACCTCTCGGCCTCCCGCCAGGGATACCTGCCGGAGTTCGACCGGGAGAAGTGCACGGACTGCGGCCAGTGCGACCTGGTGTGCCCGGACTTCTGCTTCGTGTGGGAGCCGGGGGTCGACAAGCGGGGCAAGCCCGCCATGGTGCTGAAGGGAATCGATTACCAGTACTGCAAGGGCTGCCTGAAGTGCGTGGAGGCGTGCCCGTTCGACGCCCTCCACGACCGCCTCGAAGAGGACGGCTGGGCCGACGCCCACCGGGTGGCCCACACGGGGTGGTGA
- a CDS encoding Uma2 family endonuclease, protein MGSTRFCPARISWVCSAAAGTRWPGRGYAGCTPDLAVEVLSPEDTFAEVLAGVQDDLAGGARAVWALDPRSRTVSVYRPGGALEVLSERQELDAGNTLPGLRVPLARLFV, encoded by the coding sequence GTGGGCTCAACCCGGTTCTGTCCAGCCCGGATATCGTGGGTCTGCTCCGCCGCGGCGGGCACCCGGTGGCCGGGGCGCGGGTACGCGGGCTGCACGCCGGACCTGGCCGTGGAAGTGCTGTCCCCGGAGGACACGTTCGCTGAAGTGCTGGCCGGGGTGCAGGACGATCTTGCGGGGGGAGCACGGGCGGTATGGGCGCTCGACCCCCGTTCCCGAACGGTCAGTGTCTACCGCCCAGGCGGGGCGCTCGAGGTCCTGTCAGAGCGTCAGGAGCTGGACGCAGGAAACACCTTGCCGGGCCTCCGCGTCCCGCTGGCCCGGCTCTTTGTCTGA
- the hyi gene encoding hydroxypyruvate isomerase, with translation MPRLAANLTMLFTEVPFLERFGAARAAGVRAVEFLFPYEYEPDVVRRELEKNGLELVLFNLPAGNWAAGDRGIAADPRRVDEFRAGVEKAVRYARELGAPRLNCLAGKRAPGVSDGEHWETLVRNVRYAADALGKIGVKLMVEPINTYDIPDFFLSTTRDALRLLEEVGAPNVYIQYDVYHMQRMEGELTGTLRRHLDRIGHVQVADNPGRHQPGTGEINYRFLLAELDRLGYQGFVSMEYVPDPDTVTSLRWVEEHGFSL, from the coding sequence ATGCCGCGTCTTGCCGCGAACCTGACGATGCTGTTCACGGAAGTCCCGTTCCTGGAGCGGTTCGGCGCCGCCCGGGCCGCGGGGGTGCGGGCGGTCGAGTTCCTCTTCCCGTACGAGTACGAGCCGGACGTGGTGCGCCGGGAACTGGAGAAGAACGGCCTGGAGCTGGTCCTGTTCAACCTGCCCGCAGGCAACTGGGCCGCCGGGGACCGGGGCATCGCCGCCGACCCCCGCCGGGTGGACGAGTTCCGCGCCGGGGTTGAGAAGGCCGTCCGCTACGCCCGCGAGCTCGGCGCGCCGCGCCTCAACTGTCTGGCCGGCAAGCGGGCGCCCGGGGTGAGCGACGGAGAGCACTGGGAGACCTTGGTCCGCAACGTGCGTTACGCCGCTGACGCCCTGGGCAAGATCGGCGTGAAGCTGATGGTCGAGCCCATCAACACGTACGACATCCCGGACTTCTTCCTCTCGACCACCCGGGACGCGCTGCGCCTGCTGGAAGAGGTGGGGGCGCCCAACGTCTACATCCAGTACGACGTCTACCACATGCAGCGCATGGAGGGCGAGCTGACGGGGACGCTGCGCCGCCACCTGGACCGCATCGGTCACGTCCAGGTCGCCGACAACCCCGGCCGTCACCAGCCCGGCACCGGCGAGATCAACTACCGCTTCCTCCTCGCCGAGCTCGACCGGCTGGGGTACCAGGGCTTCGTCTCGATGGAGTACGTCCCCGACCCCGACACCGTCACTTCCTTGCGGTGGGTGGAGGAGCACGGCTTCTCGCTCTGA
- a CDS encoding WD40/YVTN/BNR-like repeat-containing protein, translating to MKALYRTDDGGRTWALVRDLSGAGYVDGVFFRPEGHGWVWMSRGNLLATEDGGREWKVLDVTSPEVVEARSVWFVSDTEGFALLQDNERRAWRLDATRDAGKTWSTVRTWHMRVR from the coding sequence ATGAAGGCGCTGTACCGGACAGACGACGGCGGTCGGACCTGGGCGCTGGTCCGCGACCTCAGCGGCGCCGGCTACGTGGACGGCGTGTTTTTCCGCCCGGAGGGCCACGGCTGGGTCTGGATGAGCCGCGGCAACCTGCTGGCGACAGAGGATGGTGGCAGGGAGTGGAAGGTCCTCGACGTCACCAGCCCTGAGGTGGTCGAGGCCCGCTCCGTCTGGTTCGTTTCGGATACGGAAGGCTTCGCCCTGCTGCAGGACAACGAGCGGCGGGCCTGGCGTCTCGACGCGACCCGGGACGCGGGGAAGACCTGGTCGACGGTGCGTACGTGGCACATGCGCGTCCGCTGA